Genomic window (Magnolia sinica isolate HGM2019 chromosome 6, MsV1, whole genome shotgun sequence):
cgccgtccatctgtttttacaaccCATTTTAGAACATCgttccaaaaataaagtaaattggcttgatctaaaacttttgtggcccacataaagtttttaatagttattcaccaCTATtccactggtgtggtccacctgaatttggaTCTTCTCAAATTTTAGAGTCaggtcctaaaataatctttaaaaaaaaggacggacagcatggatatacaacatattcatcaaggtgggccccacattgtcagggtaacacccactggGGTGTTACCCGGGTGACAGCTAATCCCCCTTCAGACTGTTCCGAGCTAGCAGGGGTCAGAAGTCATAACACGGTTTTTAAACCCTTAGATACCGTAGGGCTGGTACAATCGTAATAAGGcagagccatccatccattttacgtgTGGCAGGTAACGGACCAAGAGGGATCATTTATATTGGATCGTTAAAAACTGCTTTATTGGATCATGGTTGATCAGGCGGATTAGCTTGGAGATTCATGCAGAAACTGTCTATAAAGTATAAAGTGTTTTCAAATGAGAACCAATCATGATACAGTACACTAGATGGTTGGTCCAGATTGGCAGATTAGCGTGGCACATGTACTTTGGAGAGAGTTTTATATCATTAAGGTTCTCTCCGTGACACCACGTGGCCCAAGCACTGTGGGggtcaccataatgtatatgttttatccatactgttcatctattttgccagctcacttTAGAGCATAGCCCAAAAATGACGTGGATTCAAAGCTCATGTCAACCACATTAGACAAAACAGTAGGTATTGAATActccactattaaaatcttcttggaggccacggaagtttatataaaacttatatttgtattttccattcattcaaatctttgtgacgttatgaacaggtttgatagcaaataaaacatcaccatATTTTCccagatgtttttaatggtgggcattcaattcccacgattttatgaggtgtggtccacttgaatcttggatctgtATCATTTATGggctatgccctaaaataagctggcaaagtAGATAAATAGCATGTACATAATGTATattttacagtgggccttacagagCTTGGGCCACATCGTGCCACAGCGATATATCTCTTCCTGAAACTGATGGTTCCGTATCCAAACACTACTGGAATGGTCTACAATGCCTGTTTTAAGCAGCAGGTGAAACACCCCCAGAACTCTTTGGTAGGCCACGCTGCTGTATGTGTGAAATTTACTCTATTCGTCCGTTGAGACCGTTATGTCACCGTAAACACTGTATATATGGTGACACAAGGAGCAATGTAAAATTACACCTGCAATCTCTAGTTTACGGAGCGAAGGATGGCCTGTTTGAGTTATGGTTTggactctttttcttcttctttttttttttattttttctggttttttttttccgttggttttttttttttttttttaaattaaaaaaaaaaaaaaatttctcttaatCTTGGAGAGTCACATccgatgaacgggtttgatgaaatatacacatcatgctggcccacgcACAGACCCTATAATTGGTATCACAATTGCATTATTCGCTTTGGTGTGAGCTAGGTGAGTTGTGGATCTGGTTTATATTTGACCCCAGAACCTTGCATGGGGATTCTCGCCTGATGGATGGAGTCGATGTCTTGCAGACAACATTGTGGGCCCCAAAGTGCTAGAGTGTGTTGTAGAGGAATCCAGTTCGTCAAACGCCGCACCAAAAGATTTAAGCCAACGTCTACACCCtcttattttttacacacgcatccaattttttttaattattattttttttcgaaGTTTGGTGATAAAATCGTGCAAAAGGGTTTAAATGTCAAAATCAGAAAAAGAGGGTAAAATGTAAATATAAAAACAGAAGGTGTATGATCAATAAGTATGAAAATTTTGGAGATGGAGGGAGATGAAAACGCAAGCTCATGCTCTAAAGAACAACTGGCTTTTGAGGCTTATCTCTAAAGAACTATAAATACCCAAATGATGAAAAGGACAAGATCACATGAGCCCAACCAGATAAATTTATGGGCCCCCACGTataaacacctctctctctctctctctttctctctctcatttctattccTTCCTTTCTTACAGGAAAACTGCAGGAGGTTAGGAAGGTTCGAGGATGGAGAGAAGAACCCATATGTGCAAAAGGTCAATAACAAGAAGACTATTCTCCCATGGATTGCACTCTCCTTGATCTAAGAAGGCATCGACCTTCCTAGTAACAGCTTTTCCTTGGTCTTTGTTTCGGTTTAGGATCTTTGGAAAACATCTCTTACAAAAATAcaggtgatctctctctctctctctctctctctctctctctctctctctctctctctctatctctaagCTCTTACAAATCCATCTTTCTCACGTCTCCATACTCCGTTCTTTCTCTAAGCTCCTCTATATCCATCCCttttcacctctctctctctctctcctcttacaAATCCATCCGATCCTTTCTCGCATCTACTCCGTActccctcattctctctctaAGCTCTCCATATACATCCCTTTTCGTCTCTCTCTCATGGAATGTTTACAAGGGAGAGAAGGGCAttctgaggaagaagaggaagaagaaaggcaCATGACTGTAGATGAAATGGGCAAGTACCCATTTCAATTatctcaatcttcttcttctccatctccATCTTCTCAGTATAAAGGTCTTTACGGCCTGTGGGGGCCATTGGTATCAGAAGAATATGAACGGCATGATCATAACGTCCCAAAGATCCCTGGCCGAGAGGTGTTCACCAATTCAAAACATCTTGATCTCATGGATTTGTCCACGAATCACAACCACGCCGGAGACAGAAACAGCAGCAGCATCCAGGATTCTAGCCTTGAGAGAGAACACATGTTTGATAAGGTCGTCACGCCAAGCGATGTGGGTAAGCTTAACCGCCTTGTCATACCCAAACAGCATGCCGAGAAGTACTTCCCTCTCAATTCGTCGGCCAATGAGAAAGGCCTGCTATTGAATTTCGAAGACCTGACTGGCAAGGTGTGGCGGTTCCGTTACTCCTACTGGAACAGCAGCCAGAGCTATGTCATGACCAAAGGGTGGAGCCGGTTTGTCAAGGATAAGAAGCTCGATGCAGGTGACATCGTATCATTCGAGCGAGGGGCTGCAGAATCTGCCAAGGACCGTCTCTACATTGACTGGAAGCACCGGCCGAATGCCCCACCGCTGGTCCACCTTCCGCATCCACTTCCATTGCACAAATCAGTCCCATGGAGCCGCATCTTACTGCCACAGACTGTCCCTACATCGGTGTCACGGACCCAATTGCACTTGCAGCAGCTGAAATATGGCCACCGGAGTTGCAGCGGGCCATATGGTTACAATGTGGTAAACCCACCCGGGTCAGTTTTTTATCTGCGGCCACCAGGCCAACAACAGGTGGGGGGAGAGAAGCAAGGTGATGAGGACAGAAATGCCGGCCCACCGGTTGTTTTCAATTCCATGCCTGTGGTCCACAGTAATGCCACTGAGCCCAAGCGTCTGAGGCTGTTTGGCGTGAACCTTGAGTGCCCCACAGCTGAAGATGCAGATCGAGACGTTTTATCATCATCAGTTATACATCATACATGGGCTTCTTCTCTTCCTCCCCACCCATTAAAGCTCttcaatggtggcccaccattgacAGCACCAGAAGAGTTGCCAAGGAAAGGGAAGATGTCCTTGTCCTTGGACTTGGATATATGAGAGAAGAAAATATGGTTCTAGATTCTCTCCAAGATCTCTTATTTGATCTCTTACTACGAGGGAATTCTTCTTTCAATCTGCCGAGGATACAAAGAAAAAGCTTCTGACGTTGATTACTGGAAAGACTGTATATCAGAGATAGCAATGTATTTTCATTGCTCTTTCTTCATTAGAGCATAGAAAATGGTTTAGATTGTGTTTCGATGcaatattgaattgaattgcaattactgGTCCCTTTGTTTTGGTGGGCTCTCAAAACTAACTTGCATTCCTTTCAAGCCGAACTTGAGAATACCGTAAATCTAGAATTCAAGCCCTATTCCCTCAGTTGAATATTGAGGAAGGTAATTGCAATTGGGGAACTTCCACTTTATTGAACCAAACCATTGGAATTCAATTCAatgatgcatccaaacacaggAGTGTTCTTTTTTAATGGCTAGAGAGAGTTGTGtactacagtttttttttttttttttaactgtatatatagatatagatatagatatagaTAGAGATATAGACCCATGTCCTACATATGACATTTTCCTTCTTTAGAGCCTGGATTCCAGAGATGCATCCATGCTATATTTCGATTCTCTTGGTCATTAATACGTAAAAATTGTCtttgtttcttctttcttccttttgctttttttctttttctttttttgtgataGGTTGttgcagcttcttcttcttcttcttcttctgtttttttttttttttccctttctttgtttgttttaggTTGTTGCAGCTTCATGCATCTTCCCATGAATCAATCCCTACCGTAGATTGGATTGGCCAATTAGAGGTCGGATCTCTACCCTTTCTTCTCCATTTTCCTTAACTCTATTCTTTGCAAATGTATGCTTGTTGGGTTGATCATTGTTCCATGCTATTATGAGAACTGAGACATGACCATGAAATTTTAAGCCCTAGTTCTATTTTTTCTAAAGAAAGATTCTTTGGGGGATAAAGGCACTTTCTTTTAATGAGCTAGCAAAGTACACTGAAGTATGCTATAGTTGGAAGATTTTTCAGAAGTCTATACTGCAAGGTTGGAATGCCTTTTTCTTCGATTGAAAAAAGACTGGATTTTATGGAATAGGATTCAAAATGTTTTAGATGGAAAACGGCACATGGGAATTGATGTCTACACCCATCTGATTGATTTGCAAACAACCATTTTCCATGTTCGGATATTAAATAGTACAAGGCTGTGTTTTTCTGATTCCTAAATGTCAAAATGGTGTAAGCAAATCAATGGGTTTGTGTTCAAGAACTGGTTTCCAAGGCTTGTTGTATGTTCTGTTGCTTGCATGGATTGTTGTATACCAAACCACTTTGTGCAACTCATATCATGGGGTTTCGTTTTTAGCCCTCCCACCGCcttttggaaaagaaaaagaaatatatttaagccatttgaaaagaaaaagaaaaaaatgcaatatAACATGACTGTGGTTGGGTAACTCATATAAAAAGCTAAATTTGTGGAACAATAAGGTGCACCTTCTTCTTTTATTCTCAGACATGTTATGCACAGACATTAAGGGCATAAAAGCATAAAACTTGCATGAGAATCTCATCTTAGAACTTCAATTCTTCTTCCAAAAATAAAAGCACCAGAAAAGAGACTAATTCTAGGTTTACGATGGTGTATAAACATCCTACCAGTCACCAACATTCGTTGAAGGTTATAAGCCTATTATTTTCAGATTATCTTATATTAATGTGTCTAAAATCCATTTGTGTTTCAATGTTGAGTATTTCAATGTTAAGGGTTGATGATCTGTTGCCTAACTCACTGATAGCTCAAAGCTAGGCTCTTTTTTTATTGAAggtctttttttcattttttgattcattgataactttttcttcttttttttccccttattcACGGTCATTTAACAATAAGCAAAGCCTGTTTTATTAGCTAATGTGTTTATTtggcccttaacacatgacattGGACATCActcccaatgtaagatgttattcTCTCTGGTAAATTAGAAACTCATGCTGTAAGTGCAAGAACCTAATAACATAAAAATATTTCATCAGTATATTCAGTTTAGCCTATCTCATATCCAAAATTGACTTGAATCATTTGGACTGCATAAGTGCAGACTTTCAAAGCTGATTTTGCTGAAAATCCATTCAATTTATTGTTTTACTACATTTTTCTCCAGAAAGGTAGGATAACAACACCACCTGTAACATGCAATGTGTTGTGTCATTTGGCCTAATGCTATTGTGGTTGCTTAGTAGTTGCCAGAATGAAATTATGGCTGGATACATTATTAGTGGATCATCTTACCTTCTTCAAATtgaacatgatgtattttatttccTTGACTTTGATTTAATAAAATGATGAAAGTTACATAAGACTTCGAAAGGTTAATTTGGGCGTTGTGTTCAAGTAGAGTTTTCTTGCATTGATaattctttgaaaataaaatgtattGATTTGTTTAGCAGTTAAGTACTTgatttattcttcaatttggtattgtgccttatgtttaaattggcataaaagtCCCATAAATATCGAGTCAAACCTTTGTTTGTGCATTGCAATGTTCTAAACAATTTGGGATTTGTACTTAATTAACATTCTAGGTTACTTAAAGATGAAATCTTGATGCTTATCAAAGTAGTACTTTAGGAGTCCAGCTTGATTTTATCACCAATTGACTGATATGGGTTCAGGTAGCCCAAATTGAAGAacctttttaataataataatattattattattattattattttgccaaAAGGTGGGCTGCCTGTAATTTAATTGATTAGGAAAAAGAACTTTAGTTTAAAGACCAGTCAATAATGAAAATTATAGATAAAATTTGCCAAAGTGGACGGTTCAATCACTCATTAGGAGCTTGTTATCATGATGTCATACACGATTTTGTCTCAAAATTTTTTACTAAAAACCAGTCCAAGTGCTGGTTCCTGCCAGATTTTACCAGTACTATTTAACGGTTTCCCTAGTTTGAGCAACTTTTTCATGTTCTCCCATTCATTGAATGAACTGAACTGGTCAAGTGCCCAAGTCATGCACAAACCAATGGGACCAATTATTCCAGTCTCCCAAGAATTCGAATTACTTCTAAAATAATTTCCCATGAGAGTTATTGATACCTAATGGTTTCCTATAATGCAGCTAGCGGATGCGATTTAAATCTCTATAGGCTCCAAGATTTTAAGAGGTTTAGGTCAAGATTTTATATTTTCCGCTTGATCTATAAGCTAAAGAAAATATTGTAATACAGTGTTACTAGCTCATTAAATCCAAGTAGGGGAAAGAGCATGACAGCTGTTCGAGCTATTAAAGTAAACTGttgtggaaagaaagaaagatatctGTAACTGTCGATCCCAAACATCTATTGGATTGGTGttgtaatatttttgtgttttagtGGTTCATTTCAAACTTAGTAATTAATATTACCATAACCCAATGTAAGCTCaatattccttcatcattttTAACTTAGATCTCTTCCATAACCAGATGAAGATGATTAGGACCACATTTTACATTGGAACCAAAACTAGGTCAAAACCAGTCTATTCAGTTTTGTCGGTCACGGTTTTTACTTAATCCGCAAAACGTAATAGTTTCAGTCCCTTGACAGGATACACTCCAGAACTGAGTTTTTATTCCTACGTTCCTGGTAAAAATAGTAAAGTCGTGTGATTTGAAATTTGGTCATAAACAATGTTGAAAAAGAAATCGTAATTGCTAATAGAAGATATTATAGTGGAACGGACATTCTTCTTGTTTTATGTAATGAAAAAATCGTGATAAATAATGGCTGTTGCTTTCTCAACAATGCCCCTTATATGAACAAATAATAGTCGTTATTTATGCAagccattttcttttaaatataacAGCATTCATCATATATTATAACCCAGTTTTGTTAAAaatgattattatttttctgtGCGACACAGTAACACAAGTTTCTTGTTAACCCACTTCGGACACAGATTTCAACCATACATTAGAATTTTCAAATTAGCACAAatgaattaagaaaaaaaaatgttatctCTAATCAACTAAAAAATTAAGCATCCAAAGAAATTTCTTTGATAGTTGCATCTTTCTTTGtacctaacttttttttttttggaaggtggGTGTACAAATGTGtgaaattttaagtgattcttgTGAATTAGTAATGAAAAAGATTTCTTGCACTTTATAACAGTGGGAGAGAATTATATAGGAATGAATTGCATGTTTAGCCATTCAAAAATTTTCCAATATATTTGGGGATTCCCATTTCCAATtcctttgtcaaatttcatttctCTCAACTAAAGAACTCATTTTCGGATGTCTATCCATCAACTAAGCATACAAAAAATGTTATGTCACATACCAAACGGTCCATTATCAACAGACTGATAATTTTTCAGGGTTGATTTTGCAGTATCCAATTGCCTATTGTTCTTGATGGATAGTAATTTCTCATTTGCATCATCAACAGACTCCATCTTAACAACATCTGTGGCATttcatatctaaagttcaaaaTGAACAATTTACTGGATGGATCCAGTAATTACTCTGATCGGGACTAATAAATAAGCATACCCTTTCTACGTTTGGTAATACAATAGTACGAAGTGGCATATTATCTAACGACAAGTAGAAAACAAGGGGTGTATTTATCATTCAAGGAGGGTGTCCATGTCAATTCCTTAATTTAATTTGTGAAGTAATGAAAGAGCAATGTAGCTAGCAAAACCCAAAATTTGTAGCTTAACTCAAAGTGGTTAGTTTCATCTCCTAAAAATTGATTGGTGAGCATGTGAAGAATTTGATATATTGTTATTTCATTTCAAGGTTAATGATACAGTTGAACTTTGTAAGATACACTCAAATCCAAATTAAAGATCTCTTAGATGTGTTAGCAGGAGGTAAAGCAAGCTAGGGCGATAGATATTGTATATTTATTTTCGGTGCTCCCTCAGAATACCATACCATTTTCTTAAAAAAGGTAAGCTAGGGAAGTCTGTAGCTCCCTAACTATCAAATTTCCCCAAACTTTCTTCTCATGCCCTTAGACCAATCAAAGATGTAAATCcatgacattatatatatatatatataattgtttcccatattttctcatatttttcttttattgtttatgTTTAGCTTTTACCTATTTACATCTCAAAGTGTTCTAAGAGATTAATCTCAACTAAAATTCCAGTCGGGATTCTGGGTTCTTGAGTGGAGTGATAATATATCAGTTCAAAAGATAAATCACCCAAGGAAACAAAAATCATGTAGAAATGTCACATTTCTATAGAAATCAGATTGGGTGCCCTTTGTTTCACCTCAGCTTTCCCCATTTGAATATCCTTCTCTAATCTAGACCTTTAAGTCAATATCTATTGAATTAATATTCATTAGGATTCTTCAATTTCAGCAGTACTAGATTTTTTCCATCCATCTCATTGCCCATCTCACATCGCTTTctaaccaaaataaaaaatacgaTAAAATCGATCACCTATCTGCGTCAAAAGCCTTAGCCCAATCTACTATATATTTGGAAACacgtttaatttaatttaattaagttTCTTTAGAAGGACACAAAGTTGCAGTACCCTTAATATCCCTTGCTGCCAACCCTTCACCACTCCAATGATCAGCAAAGAGCCATCACCATTGATTTTGGTCCCTCTTCTGATAAAGTGGGGGACCATATATTCTAAGAATTTACGTTTTATTGCCACTGAAAATTAGGCTTTTAAGCTCGTTAAGTGTATTTCTATACCAATCAAGGACCCTAAACTAACACCATTTCACTCACCTTGCCTTTGGGTGCAATCTTTGTCAGGACTGTTTGGGCACCCTCAGTTTGCTGTTGAATCAATGTAATTCTACTGGTTATTTCTATAGATCAAAACCAATTTCTGATGTTGTAAAATTGTGATTTTTTAATATCTAATATTCAGCCAAACACACCTTTAATCTGCCATTTGTTTGTGCAACCACCGTTGGACTAATTCCACGTCCGTTGGTTCACTTCTTTAGAGTGTATTTGGATGCACCAGTGAATGAATTGCGAACACTTGGGTTAATGAAGAGCAAGTTACAAAAATCAATGCTATTCTTATTAGGGTGTTGACAGAATGGACCTGCCCTTCCCATGCGGGTGGTTGGTTCCTACCATCAGATAACATACGTGTCAacaatccatgccattcattaggTAGATTACGCTGTGAATATGCCCTGCGCCAAACATAGCGTCTATCTACTAATCAAATGTACGAGTCAAACATGGAAGAGATAAAAAAAAATGGGCAGTCAGAAAAGAAGTACAGCAGTTCAAATTCCATACACGTGTGGATCATTAGAATAGCATGCCTTAACTAACTTATGGTGTGATcgtaatcatgcatatatatgggTTCTGTGAGGAGTGATTTATTTGGTAGTCCTTGAGAAGTTGAGATTATACATATTGATTGAAGAGTGATTTATTTGGTAGTCCTTAAGAAGCTGAGATTATACATATTGATTGAAGACTGGGAGAGTTGTGATCTATAGATCTTGGTATCCTATTATGTAATAAACATTCAATCTAGTTAGGGCAGATCTATGAACATCATTTATGAAATATATAGTCATTTCATATAAGGGAAATGACATGGTCAAGATAGACAGCCTTCACTACTGGGACCAACTTAGGGTCGGTTTGCATTCACCCTTACTCCACATGAGAGTGAGAGTGAGCCATGTATACAAGATCTCATTGGACCTTTAGGCATTTGCATTGGTAGGTCAAGTTCAACTCCCTAGTCTAGGGAGCCTTTTATTTTAAGAAAGCAATTTATGCATTAAATAGGGGACAAAAGTACAGCGGGAATACACATTTGGGCCGACCCCTGAAGGAAAAAAGATGGTAGGGCCCGCCATTGGCTAATACTATGTTGAAGACTTAATGTTGAATTAAAGATTATTAATCCTTTGAATTAAGGACATGTAAAGGTTACAATCCTAATTGATTGGCTTTAGCTCTCTTTACAAGAATACCGCGTGCAATTGAAAGTGAGTGTAGTTGAGCACATCTATTAGAGTTTGTTGATTCTTACAAGGGCCAATAACGGATCCATTAATTCTATCTAAGAATATATTTATGGCTAGATTTACTAGATCAAAGACCCATTCTTCTTCTCATTCACATGTGTGGATCTACTTAGTGGACAACGTGCATCAACCTCAATCTCTACTAGAGGATTCGATGGTAGCTCCCTACTCCCGTTCACATAAGATAGATCGAGGAGAGACCTCTTCGGTCATAAAATCTGCATGAGCAAATTCAGGAAAAACCACACCACAATCGTCCAAAGATATGATTTTAAACCATTTTTAATGGTTCTAATTAAGCATGTAGAAAGCTGATATTCTTAAAGTTGAGAGATCTTGGAGctaatgaaaattggattttaaAAAACAAGTTTAAATTCAACTCTATTTTCATTAAAAATACAATAGGGTTCATTAGCTCTCCATCTATGAAGGCTAAGGAAATTACATTGCGTTTATTTCCAATTTATTAGACAAGTAATTGGAATTAGATTCGGTGGTACATTCAAACACACCCTTGTTATGTCATGTGTATTAAACTACTAAAATGTGTCAATAGAAAtccaaaaaggaagaaaaacatttatttattatttcatgtgCCCCATGTCACACTAGGCACATTTCAGACCTCTCTTATCACAAAAATTTAGCCTTTTGGATTTAGACCATGGACCTTTCATTTACTTATATCATTAAATGATAACCCAGTGGGCGGTT
Coding sequences:
- the LOC131248707 gene encoding B3 domain-containing transcription factor NGA1-like, with the translated sequence MECLQGREGHSEEEEEEERHMTVDEMGKYPFQLSQSSSSPSPSSQYKGLYGLWGPLVSEEYERHDHNVPKIPGREVFTNSKHLDLMDLSTNHNHAGDRNSSSIQDSSLEREHMFDKVVTPSDVGKLNRLVIPKQHAEKYFPLNSSANEKGLLLNFEDLTGKVWRFRYSYWNSSQSYVMTKGWSRFVKDKKLDAGDIVSFERGAAESAKDRLYIDWKHRPNAPPLVHLPHPLPLHKSVPWSRILLPQTVPTSVSRTQLHLQQLKYGHRSCSGPYGYNVVNPPGSVFYLRPPGQQQVGGEKQGDEDRNAGPPVVFNSMPVVHSNATEPKRLRLFGVNLECPTAEDADRDVLSSSVIHHTWASSLPPHPLKLFNGGPPLTAPEELPRKGKMSLSLDLDI